One window of Phalacrocorax carbo chromosome 1, bPhaCar2.1, whole genome shotgun sequence genomic DNA carries:
- the LSM8 gene encoding LSM8 homolog, U6 small nuclear RNA associated, with protein MTSALENYINRTVAVITSDGRMIVGTLKGFDQTINLILDESHERVFSSSQGVEQVVLGLYIVRGDNVAVIGEIDEETDSALDLGNIRAEPLNSVVH; from the exons ATGACGTCTGCCTTGGAGAATTACATCAACC GTACTGTTGCAGTAATTACTTCTGATGGAAGAATGATTGTG GGAACCCTCAAAGGCTTTGATCAGACGATTAACTTGATTTTGGATGAAAGCCATGAACGAGTGTTCAGTTCTTCACAAGGAGTTGAGCAAGTAGTGCTTGGATTATACATTGTAAGAGGTGATAATGT TGCTGTCATTGGTGAAATTGATGAAGAGACAGATTCAGCTCTTGACTTGGGGAACATTCGAGCAGAACCTTTAAATTCAGTTGTGCAttga